GAATTTCATAATATTACAATGGGAATTTCTGGAAATTTTAATTCTTGGTGGACTGATTATCAAGATGCAATTATTGCTTCTAGACCTAGCTATAACGCTCGTTTAATTCCTGTAGGAAGAATTATTAGTCAGATATTAACTTCTGTGATTCCAAATCAAATTCCGTTTAATGAATTATACGAAGATTCTGATCCACATGGTAGAGCTAATATCTATTTTTTAGCAGGAATGATAACTTATATGGCGATGTATGAAAAAGAAATTCCAGCTAGTTATATGCCTTCTTCAATTATCAGTTCTGCTATAAGAAATAATTTGACTCAGATTCGAAGTTTTATTGCTCAAGAACTCAATGACTTTAACTTTCCAAATGGAAATAGCAGAATATTTTATAATCGACCTGTATTAAGCACAGAAGAAAACCAAATCGTAGAAAACAATATCTCTATAATTCCTAACCCTGTTAGTAATGTTTTTCAAATTGAAAGTCAAACTAACAATACATTTGATATTTCAATCTACAATGTAAACGGACAAGTATTGAAAGACATTCCGAATTATAATACAACAACAGAACGTAATTTTATTGATATTAATAATCTTTCTAATGGAATTTATTTTTTGAGATTGAAAGATCAAACAAACAACTTTATAATAACACGAAAAATTATAAAAAGATAGGGGACCAAGTAGTGTTTTCTATTTATTAGAACTTGATTTATTAAAGTATACTATAATTAAATACTTTTAGAGCAAAAACTCTTATATAATTCTTCTTTCCAATTATCCAAATAAGTATAAAACTCAAAAAAACTTTTTCCTAACTCTGTTTTAAAATCATCTGAATTAATTGTAACTCCACCATTAATAAAGAATCCGATAGTTTTTTCTTTATGGTTAAATAATATTTCTTGCCTCAGACAATCATCAATGAAGACGTGATTATCATTAATATATCCAAAATCAAGTTCTTCAATTTCATTTATTGTATTGATAAATTTTATTACAGGATTTGGAATATGATTTGATTCAAACTCATGTTTGAAACCTCCATAATCATTTCCTTTTTTAAAGCATCTCAAATAAACTTCATATTTATGAGATTTAGTTATAAAAATATCAATATTTAGTAGCCTCTCGGTAAAACCATCTGAATGTAAAAAGACCATTGAATGGTTTTCATTAATCTCATAAGAACCTGCTTCATTAAACTTTGGATGATCTTTAATACTCATAATTTTTAAATAGCAATTTCAAAATGATAACTGTATTAATTCTTCTTCTTTAACATCGGTACAAACTTAAAATCACCAAGTTCGTGCTTTTCAAACTCTTTAAGAGATTTACGAATTAGTAAAGTCATAATTTGAGTTCCTTCGCCAACAGGAATTAACAACTTTCCTCCTACTTTTAATTGTCCTAATAAAGGCTTAGGAATAAAAGGTGCTCCAGCTGTGACTATAATTTTATCAAACGGTGCTTGTTCAGGTAAGCCTTTATAACCGTCTCCAAAAATGAAACGCTTTGGTTTATATCCGATTTTAGGTAAAAACAAAGAAGTTCTCTTGAATAACTCATGTTGTCTTTCTATAGTATATACTTCTGCTTTTAGCTCTAACAACACAGCTGTTTGATAACCTGATCCTGTACCAATTTCCAGAACTTTTTCATCTTCTTTAATTTCTAATACTTGTGATTGAAACGCAACTGTGTAGGGATGAGAAATAGTTTGGTTTGCTGCTATTGGAAAAGCCTTATCTTGATACGCATGATCTTCGAAACTACTATCGATAAAAAGATGACGTGGAATTTTTCTAACAGCATTTAACACTTTTTCATCTACTATTCCTTTTTTGTTTAACACAGTAGCTAATTGGTTTCTAAGTCCTTGATGTTTGGTAGTATCTCTCACAACATGTAAATTTTCCGCAGGCTAAAAGTAGCAATAAATACCAAAAAAAGTCTATAAAAGTGTATCTTTGTTAACACTGATTTGTAAATCAGTTCAATAAAAATAAATCTGAAATTTATGCTAAAAGCTGGAGTTTTAGGTGCAGGTCATTTAGGAAAAATTCACCTACGCCTTTTACAAGAATCTGATAAATACGAACTCGTTGGATTTTATGATCCTAATAAAGAAAACGCAGATAAAGTAGTTACTGAATATGGCTACAAATATTTTGAAACTGTAGAAAGTTTAATTGATGCAGTTGATGTTGTCGATATTGTAACTCCTACCCTTTCTCATTTTGATTGTGCAAAACAAGCTATTGAAAAAGGAAAACACATTTTTATTGAAAAACCTATCACAAATACCATACAAGAAGCAGAAGCAATTCGAACTTTAGCTAGTCAAAATCATGTACGCGGACAAGTAGGACATGTAGAACGTTTTAATCCTGCTTTTACTGCTGTAAAAGACATTATTGAAAGTCCTATGTTTATTGAAACTCACCGATTAGCCGAGTTTAATCCTAGAGGAACAGATGTTCCTGTTGTATTAGATTTAATGATTCATGATATTGATATTATTCTTTCTGTTGTAAAATCGAAAGTAAAGAATGTTTTTGCTAGCGGTGTTTCTGTTATTTCTGAAACTCCAGATATTGCAAATGCTAGAATCGAATTTGAAAATGGTTGTGTTGCCAATTTAACCTCGAGTAGAATTTCTATGAAGAACATGAGAAAAACGCGTTTTTTCCAAAAAGATGCTTACATCTCTGTTGACTTTTTAGAAAAGAAATCAGAAGTTGTTAAAATGAAAGATGCTCCAGAAACTCCAGACGATTTTGCTATGATTTTACAAAATGCTGAAGGAGTTAAAAAACAAATTTATTTTGAAAATCCAAAGATAGAATCAAACAATGCGATTTTAGATGAATTGAATTCATTTGCAGATGCAATTCTTAATAAAACTACTCCCATCGTTTCCTTAACACAAGGAACAGAAGCATTACGAGTAGCACATCAAATTATCGATTGTTTTTCTAAATAATAATCCAAAACAACACTAAAATTAAATCTTACATGAAAAATATTGCAGTAATTGGTGCAGGTACTATGGGAAATGGAATTGCCCATACATTTGCTCAATTTGGTTACAATGTTCAATTAATTGACATATCTCAAGCAGCTTTAGATAAAGGTTTAGCTACTATTTCTAAAAATTTAGATCGTATGGTAGCTAAAGAAAAAATATCTGCTCAAGATAAAGAAGATACATTAAAAAACATATCAACTTTTACATCAGTAAAAGAAGGTGTGCAATATGCTGGTTTAGTAGTTGAAGCTGCTACTGAAAATATTGACTTAAAATTAAAAATATTTAAAGATTTAGATGAAGTTTGCCCTGAAGATACTATTCTTGCTACAAATACCTCTTCTATCTCAATAACTCAAATTGCTGCTGCTACAAGTAGACCTGAAAAGGTAATAGGAATGCATTTTATGAATCCTGTTCCTATTATGAAGTTGGTAGAAATTATTAGAGGTTACAATACCTCTGATGAGGTTAATGACTTTATAGTTGATCTTACAAAAAAGATTAATAAAGTTCCTGTAGAAGTTAATGACTATCCTGGTTTTGTGGCCAACAGAATTTTAATGCCTATGATTAATGAATCTATTGAAACTTTATATAATGGAGTTGCTGGTGTTAAAGAAATAGATACTGTAATGAAATTAGGTATGGCACATCCAATGGGACCATTACAATTAGCTGATTTTATTGGTTTAGATGTATGTTTATCTATTTTAAATGTAATGTACGATGGGTTTAAAAATCCAAAATATGCACCATGTCCTTTATTAGTAAATATGGTAACTGCTGGTAAATTAGGAGTAAAATCTGGAGAAGGTTTTTACGATTATAGTGAAAGTAGAAAAGCTGAAAATGTAGCTAAAATGTTTAGTTAAAACATCATCATCACATAAAAATTAAAAAAAGCTGTTAAAGAATTTTAACAGCTTTTTTAATTTTAATCTTGAATTGGATTTAATTCTTGCGGTGGAGTATCAGTTCCCACCCAAGTAATTAAAATAGAACCATTTAGTAATTGATCAGGACCAGCTCCGAACGAATTCCTTAATTGTACATCTGTAAATTTGATCAAAATTTGATATTGTTGCTCTAATATCTCTTCATTAGGTTCAAAGTTTTGACTTCGAATTACATCTTTAGTTATTGTACCGTTAGTTCCAAAATTAGGTCTAAAATCTTCTAACTCTCCATCGATAGGAATTTGTAAACTCACATCTGCTAAATCTCGTGGATTATATACTTTAAATCCTGGATCAAAAAAATCTTCAGAAAAATCAACAATAGTAATTTGTGGTCTTAAAACAACATCATTAGAAATTATTGGGTCATCTACTGGATCAAATCTATCATTCCAACGTCCACCAATACTTAACAAAGAAATACCGTCGTTCATAAAAACATCATTCTTAACCAAGTCTAATCGCGTAATGTTATCATTAAGTTTCAAATTATGATCTACTATATAAAAACCAGGAAAAATAAATCTTTTAACAACTCTACAAAATTGATCATCAACAGATGAAATATCATATGAACCAGGCAAAGGATTATCAAACTCTCCTTCATTACCATTTAATTGTCCGGCTCTTTTCCCTGGATAAGCAGCATTTCCTGCACGCATATTATTAACTTCTAATTGAATAATTTTCAAACTGAGTTTCGTAATTTGTAACATGAGAAACTGAGAAAAAACGTTCTACTACGTTCAATCTAAATTCTAAGTCGCAAAAATTATCTGATGCATTTCCATCATCACCATCACCTGCACTTTCTCCGCCCATTTCATCATCTGAACTGCTACAGGCTATCAAAAAAATAGAAAGTATTATGAAAGTTATTTTTTTAAGATTGATTTTCATTTGAATTCTCTTTTGTGTTCTAAACAAAATTATTTTTAAAGAAAAATGAAGTCAATACCCATTAATGGTTATTTTATAAAAAGCAAAAAGGAACTCTGGTCTAAGAGTTCCTTTTTTTATTGGGGAATTACATGTTCTTTAGATGTAATAAGGGGAAAACATTTGAAATGTGAATAATTTGGGGATTATACGAACATTTACTGTTTATTTATTAAAAGGGAATTTGTTTTTATTTACATATACTGGAATCTTTTGTACGTTCATCTTTGATGGATTCTCAGTTGTGAATAATTTAGTTATTACTTCGTTTAACAATTCTAAAACTTTCATGACCTTGGTTTTTTGGGATTATATATTCTTTCTTACATTGGCTAAATTACAAAGCTTTTAAAATTTCTAATTCATTTTTTAGATTTCTAGTAGCTATATAATCGATAAATGGTATTATTTACCCGTTAAACCAAATTTAAGAACGTTTTCTTGTTATTTATAGACGTAATAATTCTATTCTCCCTTACAACTATATTATTTAAAAATCAATTTTCCTTTCATTTCTAATGACTTAGAACTTATTTTATAAAAATAGATTCCTGAAGATAACTGCTTTCTATCAAAGTTTATTGTATTGCTTCCTACTTTTGAAGTAATCTTTTCGCTGTGTACTTGTTTTCCTAACACATTAAACACTTCAAAATTATAATCATTGGTACTTTTAGAGTTAAATGTAAATGTAGCACTAGTTTCTACTGGATTAGGACTAACTAACGCTCGCTCTAGTGAAACTTCGTTACCTATAGATGCTGTAGCTTGTTTAGCAAACTTAATGTTACCTACATCTAAATTCTTTTGTACCATACTACCGTCATCTGCAACTAAAGTTATAAACAACATCTTTACATCATTTAAATTTACTTCTCCGTTAGCGTTAGATGTGATATCTCCTTTATAGATAACATAATCTTTTGTATTGTCTGTAAGATTAACAGTGATGTAAGGTTGGTTATTCCAATCTGAGATGCTTTCTTTAACAAAAATCATTTTCATTGTGCCAACACCTTTGGCATCAAAAGATATTTGATCATAAGCAGTTAAATCTACTGGTTCAAATTTTGGTGTTAATGATCTGTATACAGAAACATCTTGATTAGCTGTTGCAACTAAAGAAATATTTCGTTCTACTTTATATACACCTTCTTCATCAGTTTCATTATTCGCTATAACATTAAATGTATCTACAAATCTTTGAGAACTATCATCAACTCCCCACGTACCATCTGAAAGGAATAAATCATCTGGAGTTAAGTTATACTGATTACGTAATCTAAATCCGAAATCATACAAGTTTCCAATATCTAAGGTCACATTATTAATATAACCTGTTAAATCAACATTAAAAGTTACAGGTTCACTAGTTGCTGTTTCTGTTGCTCTTTTATTACCTTCAATTATAATTGTAGACGGTCTTAAATTATTAATGATCTCTAAATCTATTTTACCACCTCTTCTGTATGCTGCTTTTTTAATAAATACAAGTGGTGCATCTGAACTTTTGTATTCACTAATTGGCTTTTGTACTTCTAAAAGATTTAAAACTTCTTGAGAAACATTATATAAGTCATCTATAGAACTCGCCCATACTTGAAAATTGTAATATCCTTTTTCTTCATATTGATCCAGATTCCAATGAGATTCTACAATAAAAGATGAATTATCATCTGATTCTCTTACAGAAAAAGTTGCTACGAACTCTATAGAACCATCTGGTTGCTTAACTCTAGATTTTATAAATAAAGCGTCATTAATTTCCATGTTAGATACCGATAATAATTCGGCTCCAGTGAATCGATCACAAATATGTTTTGTATGCTCATAAACTTTATTTTCTGTTTTTAGTAACAATAAAGTTCCATAACCTTTATTATCTCTTATATAATCTACAGAAACCAAATCAGTAGCATTTGTGATATCTACTAAATCACTTGGAGAACTTTCTACTGCTGTTGTACCTGGAATAACATCCATAGGAACTAAATCCCATAATGATATATTTTGATTACTTGATCTTCTTGCATAGAAACTATTCTTCTCTACTTTTCTAGCCTTAGCTACATCAAAAGTATAGTTTGTCTTAATTCTATTAATATTTCTTCTATTGATTTGAGTTGATAAACGATTGTTACTTTCTAAACCTCCACTATTACCTGTTGAAGTTGGCGTAATGGTAGGACAACTTGCAACTCCTGAACATGAAGGATCATCACAATCTACCAAACCATCACCATCATCATCGACTCCATTAGTACAGTCTTCTTGCGGTACAGGTGCAGTTGGACATCTTGCTCCATCATTACTATTACTTGATGGTCCGAATGCAAATAAATTAGAATTCATATCTAAACTACTTGTCACGTTTTGCACAGTTCTTATGATATAAACTGTACCTGTTTGATTAGCTGATACATAGAAATTTCCATCTACATCGAAATATACAGCTCCATAAGTATAATTAAGTCCAGATAAAATTGGAACTTCACCTAAAGTTTCAACTACATTAGTAGCAGTATCTATTCTATATAAATTGTTAGAGTTTTTTTCTACCGTGTATAATTTACCATCAACTGCATTAAAAGCCCAGTCATGAACATTTAATGATTTACTAATTGTTTGTGTTCCTAATACCGTTAAATATGTTGCTGAGCTAGGATCTAAATCTATAGTATAATATGAATTACTTGATTTTCTTAAGTAATAAATACCATCTTTATTTACATCTCCTACATAAGAAAAACTAGCTCCTGGTATTTCAAAAGTGGTTGTACTGTAATCTTTACCTATTCTTATAATAGTATTGTCAGGAAATCGTAAAGATCCCCAAATGTAGCCGTCCTTTTCGTTGTAACCTACAGCATTAATATTGTCTAGAGCAAGATCAATTCCTTCTAGTACAGCATTACCTGATGCTAAATTTTGCGCATACACATCATTTGTTTGAAACAAATATGCTTCGGTTACACAATTAAAAGGTTCGTTTGCTTGAGATAATAGCCCTTGAAAAGAGAAGCTAATTAAAATAATAAGTGTGAAATTTTTAATTTTTGAGTAATAATTCTTCATGGTGAGATTCGCTAATTGGGGGTTTAACAATAATGTTTACAGCAATTTACGATTAAAACACTCAAATCTCTCAGGAAAAATACTGTTTCGTAGGTTTTTAACGGTTAATGGTAGGAATGATTAGACCAACATCATTAAAAATAAAAAAGGAGCTGTTAAACAGCTCCTTTTTGTTATTTATTAATAATTAGATTCGTTAATTATCTTTTTCTTCGTCTTTTTTATCTTTAGATGCTTTGTTCCATATTTTAATTTCATCTGTTGTTGTAACTCCAGATTTAACTTCAATATTTACTCCATCAGAAATACCTAATTCTAATTCCTTTTTCTCAAACTTACCATCTTCCTTTTTTATTTCAACATAAGGTTTTTCAGTTTTCTTATCGAAACGTAATAAAGCTTCTTTAATCGCTAAAACATCATCTTTCTTTTCTAAAACAATATCTGCATTTGCAGAATATCCAGCTCTAATGAAATTACTATCATCTAAAGTTACATCTGCTTTAATCTTAAACTGAACAGCACCTGCTTCTTCAGTTCCTTTAGGCGCGATAAAGTTCAATATTGCAGGAAACTTTTTATCTTCTATCGCTCCAAGAGATACTTGTAATTTAGTTCCTCTAACTAATTTTCCTACTTCAGATTCGTCAACTTTTCCTTCAAATATCATTTTATTCATATCTGCAATAGTAGCTATTGTTGTACCAGCATTAAAGCTATTACTCTGAATTACCTGATATCCTCTTTTAACGGGAATCTCTACTATCATACCAGAAGAAGTTGCTCTAATATTGGTATTTGCGGCATTTCCTAAACCAGCAGTTGTTCCTCTTTTTACAATATCCATATTAGACTTTGCATTCGATAAACGTTGCTTCGCATTATTAAACGAAAGTTCTGAGTTTTCAAACTCTTGTCTAGAAATTACACCTTTTTCGAAAAGACTTCTGTTACGATCAAACTGTGTTTTTGCGTTCTCGTAAGATAATTGTGCGTTTTTAATTTCATTATTTGCTGAGTTTAAAGCTTCAACATTTGGTACCACTCTAACTGTTGCAATTAAATCTCCTGCTTTAACAACTTGACCTTCTTCAACTAAAATTCTATCAACTATTCCTGCTATTTGAGGCTTAATTTCTACTTCTTCTAACGGTACTACTTTACCTGTTGCTACTGTTTTTTTAACGATAGTCGTTTTGAAAGGTTTTTCAGTTTCATATTCGACCACATTTTTCTTGTTCTTTTTCGCAAACCAAACTAAAACGGCTGCAAACAAAATTGCTACAATTGCTAATATAATTTTGGCTCTTTTACTCATTGTATTTATTTATAAAGTCTGATTATTATTTTATTCTTCTCTTAATGCTTCTATGGGTTTTATTAAAGTTGCCATATAAGCTGGTATT
This genomic stretch from Tenacibaculum jejuense harbors:
- a CDS encoding T9SS type A sorting domain-containing protein gives rise to the protein MKSKITLVIVLIFTALFQPYNINSQVNDVQVFGFIHSLVHHSSLRETPIPETATFYWVNDIVQSTSDTFAASGTFGQLTDHVDRNLPPNPGIGYDGVPGTWDPDTGGTFTTSTTNTILITAANFIQYVSPTQQDPADSTTGRTVVSKTETLFDWLNNEKPNLRFYIYGNWPEMDLMNSYPPTLPTQNEIDEFHNITMGISGNFNSWWTDYQDAIIASRPSYNARLIPVGRIISQILTSVIPNQIPFNELYEDSDPHGRANIYFLAGMITYMAMYEKEIPASYMPSSIISSAIRNNLTQIRSFIAQELNDFNFPNGNSRIFYNRPVLSTEENQIVENNISIIPNPVSNVFQIESQTNNTFDISIYNVNGQVLKDIPNYNTTTERNFIDINNLSNGIYFLRLKDQTNNFIITRKIIKR
- a CDS encoding protein-L-isoaspartate(D-aspartate) O-methyltransferase; amino-acid sequence: MRDTTKHQGLRNQLATVLNKKGIVDEKVLNAVRKIPRHLFIDSSFEDHAYQDKAFPIAANQTISHPYTVAFQSQVLEIKEDEKVLEIGTGSGYQTAVLLELKAEVYTIERQHELFKRTSLFLPKIGYKPKRFIFGDGYKGLPEQAPFDKIIVTAGAPFIPKPLLGQLKVGGKLLIPVGEGTQIMTLLIRKSLKEFEKHELGDFKFVPMLKKKN
- a CDS encoding Gfo/Idh/MocA family protein; this translates as MLKAGVLGAGHLGKIHLRLLQESDKYELVGFYDPNKENADKVVTEYGYKYFETVESLIDAVDVVDIVTPTLSHFDCAKQAIEKGKHIFIEKPITNTIQEAEAIRTLASQNHVRGQVGHVERFNPAFTAVKDIIESPMFIETHRLAEFNPRGTDVPVVLDLMIHDIDIILSVVKSKVKNVFASGVSVISETPDIANARIEFENGCVANLTSSRISMKNMRKTRFFQKDAYISVDFLEKKSEVVKMKDAPETPDDFAMILQNAEGVKKQIYFENPKIESNNAILDELNSFADAILNKTTPIVSLTQGTEALRVAHQIIDCFSK
- a CDS encoding 3-hydroxybutyryl-CoA dehydrogenase, with translation MKNIAVIGAGTMGNGIAHTFAQFGYNVQLIDISQAALDKGLATISKNLDRMVAKEKISAQDKEDTLKNISTFTSVKEGVQYAGLVVEAATENIDLKLKIFKDLDEVCPEDTILATNTSSISITQIAAATSRPEKVIGMHFMNPVPIMKLVEIIRGYNTSDEVNDFIVDLTKKINKVPVEVNDYPGFVANRILMPMINESIETLYNGVAGVKEIDTVMKLGMAHPMGPLQLADFIGLDVCLSILNVMYDGFKNPKYAPCPLLVNMVTAGKLGVKSGEGFYDYSESRKAENVAKMFS
- a CDS encoding T9SS type A sorting domain-containing protein, with product MKNYYSKIKNFTLIILISFSFQGLLSQANEPFNCVTEAYLFQTNDVYAQNLASGNAVLEGIDLALDNINAVGYNEKDGYIWGSLRFPDNTIIRIGKDYSTTTFEIPGASFSYVGDVNKDGIYYLRKSSNSYYTIDLDPSSATYLTVLGTQTISKSLNVHDWAFNAVDGKLYTVEKNSNNLYRIDTATNVVETLGEVPILSGLNYTYGAVYFDVDGNFYVSANQTGTVYIIRTVQNVTSSLDMNSNLFAFGPSSNSNDGARCPTAPVPQEDCTNGVDDDGDGLVDCDDPSCSGVASCPTITPTSTGNSGGLESNNRLSTQINRRNINRIKTNYTFDVAKARKVEKNSFYARRSSNQNISLWDLVPMDVIPGTTAVESSPSDLVDITNATDLVSVDYIRDNKGYGTLLLLKTENKVYEHTKHICDRFTGAELLSVSNMEINDALFIKSRVKQPDGSIEFVATFSVRESDDNSSFIVESHWNLDQYEEKGYYNFQVWASSIDDLYNVSQEVLNLLEVQKPISEYKSSDAPLVFIKKAAYRRGGKIDLEIINNLRPSTIIIEGNKRATETATSEPVTFNVDLTGYINNVTLDIGNLYDFGFRLRNQYNLTPDDLFLSDGTWGVDDSSQRFVDTFNVIANNETDEEGVYKVERNISLVATANQDVSVYRSLTPKFEPVDLTAYDQISFDAKGVGTMKMIFVKESISDWNNQPYITVNLTDNTKDYVIYKGDITSNANGEVNLNDVKMLFITLVADDGSMVQKNLDVGNIKFAKQATASIGNEVSLERALVSPNPVETSATFTFNSKSTNDYNFEVFNVLGKQVHSEKITSKVGSNTINFDRKQLSSGIYFYKISSKSLEMKGKLIFK
- a CDS encoding efflux RND transporter periplasmic adaptor subunit — translated: MSKRAKIILAIVAILFAAVLVWFAKKNKKNVVEYETEKPFKTTIVKKTVATGKVVPLEEVEIKPQIAGIVDRILVEEGQVVKAGDLIATVRVVPNVEALNSANNEIKNAQLSYENAKTQFDRNRSLFEKGVISRQEFENSELSFNNAKQRLSNAKSNMDIVKRGTTAGLGNAANTNIRATSSGMIVEIPVKRGYQVIQSNSFNAGTTIATIADMNKMIFEGKVDESEVGKLVRGTKLQVSLGAIEDKKFPAILNFIAPKGTEEAGAVQFKIKADVTLDDSNFIRAGYSANADIVLEKKDDVLAIKEALLRFDKKTEKPYVEIKKEDGKFEKKELELGISDGVNIEVKSGVTTTDEIKIWNKASKDKKDEEKDN